A window from Pseudomonas alloputida encodes these proteins:
- a CDS encoding GlxA family transcriptional regulator has product MMETIAFLLVPGFSAMGFISAVEPLRVANRFGGQLYRWQVLSLDGEAVLASNGMSINADAALGEGEPANILLVVAGFEPLANVAPKLLHALRRLNHEAVMLGGIDTGAMVLAEAGLLEGYRATLHWEALEAFKERYPGLQATQELFEIDRSRITCAGGTASIDLMLHLIAQSHGSELAVKVSEQFVLGRIRQRQDHQRMQIGARYGISNKKLVHAIGEMEKHIEPPLSTLELAAAIKVTRRQLERLFRMHLDATPSGFYLGLRLDKARQLLAQTDMSVTEVSLACGFELPSYFTRRYKLRFGRCPREERRPSGTK; this is encoded by the coding sequence ATGATGGAGACGATTGCCTTTCTGTTGGTGCCCGGCTTTTCTGCCATGGGGTTCATTTCGGCAGTGGAGCCACTGCGGGTGGCCAATCGTTTTGGTGGGCAGTTGTACCGGTGGCAGGTGCTTAGCCTGGACGGTGAGGCGGTGCTGGCGAGCAATGGCATGTCGATCAATGCCGATGCCGCCCTGGGGGAGGGCGAGCCGGCCAACATCCTGCTGGTGGTCGCGGGCTTCGAACCACTGGCCAATGTCGCACCCAAACTGCTGCATGCGTTGCGCCGGCTCAACCACGAAGCTGTCATGCTCGGTGGCATCGATACGGGCGCGATGGTGCTGGCCGAGGCAGGGCTGCTCGAGGGCTACCGGGCGACATTGCATTGGGAGGCGCTGGAGGCATTCAAGGAACGCTATCCAGGCCTTCAAGCCACCCAGGAGCTGTTCGAGATCGACCGCAGCCGCATCACCTGTGCCGGCGGAACGGCCTCGATCGACTTGATGCTGCACCTGATTGCCCAGTCTCACGGCAGCGAACTGGCGGTCAAGGTGTCCGAGCAGTTCGTGCTGGGTCGCATCCGTCAGCGCCAGGACCACCAGCGCATGCAGATCGGTGCGCGTTATGGCATCAGCAACAAGAAGCTGGTCCATGCCATTGGCGAAATGGAAAAACACATCGAGCCACCGCTGAGTACGCTGGAACTGGCTGCCGCGATCAAGGTGACAAGGCGTCAACTGGAGCGTTTGTTTCGCATGCACCTGGATGCAACACCGAGTGGTTTCTATCTCGGGTTACGGCTGGACAAGGCGCGCCAGCTGTTGGCCCAGACCGACATGTCGGTGACTGAAGTCAGCCTTGCGTGCGGGTTTGAACTGCCATCCTATTTCACGCGGCGCTACAAGCTGAGGTTTGGACGGTGCCCGCGGGAAGAGCGACGGCCCAGCGGTACAAAGTGA